The Vitis riparia cultivar Riparia Gloire de Montpellier isolate 1030 chromosome 10, EGFV_Vit.rip_1.0, whole genome shotgun sequence genome includes a region encoding these proteins:
- the LOC117923280 gene encoding CASP-like protein 2B1, protein MSYLGVGVSPGNVPVYHGTNLKVVDRRVRLAELVLRCVICGLGILAAVLVGTDTQVKVIFTIQKKARFTDMKALVFLVIANGIAAAYSLIQGLRCVVSMVRGSVLFSKPLAWAIFSGDQVIAYLTLAAVAAAAQSSVYGEFGQPELQWMKICNMYGKFCNQVGEGIVSAVGVSLSMVILSGISAFSLFRLYGGNKGTSSGRW, encoded by the exons ATGAGTTACCTGGGTGTTGGTGTTAGCCCTGGAAATGTCCCAGTATATCATGGCACCAATTTAAAGGTGGTTGATCGGAGAGTGAGGCTTGCAGAGTTGGTCTTGAGGTGTGTGATATGTGGTTTGGGTATTCTTGCCGCTGTTCTTGTGGGGACTGATACCCAGGTCAAGGTCATCTTCACAATTCAGAAGAAAGCTAGATTCACTGACATGAAAGCTCTTGT CTTTCTGGTGATTGCTAATGGGATAGCTGCTGCCTACTCATTGATCCAAGGGCTGCGCTGTGTTGTGAGTATGGTCAGAGGAAGTGTACTCTTCAGCAAACCTTTGGCTTGGGCCATCTTCTCTGGCGATCAG GTAATAGCATATTTGACATTGGCAGCTGTGGCCGCAGCAGCACAGTCGTCAGTATATGGAGAGTTTGGGCAGCCGGAGCTACAATGGATGAAGATATGCAACATGTATGGGAAGTTCTGCAACCAAGTGGGGGAGGGAATAGTGAGTGCAGTGGGGGTCAGCCTCAGCATGGTGATCCTCTCTGGTATTTCTGCTTTTAGTCTCTTCCGTTTGTATGGAGGCAACAAGGGGACGAGCAGTGGGAGATGGTAG